A window of Burkholderiaceae bacterium DAT-1 genomic DNA:
TGAATATAATGCGGGTCGCCTCAGGCGAGCATATTCTCAAGACTGAAACCCGCATCCATAATGTCATTCTGTAGCCTAGATTAGGCCTTATCGCGGCGTAATCCGGGTGCTGGGCGGTTGCCTGTTTCGTGCATAAACCCAGCTCGGTAGGGCGCAATAACCGAAGGGCATTGCGCCATTAACCTTTGTTATTCTATTCAGCCCACCCATTGCATGGCTGGGCGGCTGATTTGGGGCTGGCCGGACTAAATTCCCCATGGAGCACCGCATGAGCGGATACATCACCCTCCAAGACCTGAAGCGCACCGCCAAACACTGCCTGCGCCTCTACTTCGCCCCGCTGACCGGTGCCATCCGTGGAATCGTGCGGGAATATCGCCTGATTGAGCGCGAGGCGCGCAGGGGCGGTTGATTCGGGAGAGATCAGCGCCTGGTTGTCGGTGATCTTGAAGACTTTGGGGGGCTGGGGTGGGTGGTTGCGTGTTTCCTGCATCTTTTCTGCATCCAATGTTGGCTGAGCTGCTTCCGGCATGGCGCATGCATGTACGCCCCAGTTTTGGGGACTTTATCATTCAAAAATGCACACAAGCGAATTTGCGTAGGTGTAAAATGGACAAATTAGCTAATTCATCCATTTGGAGTTGATCATGCGCACCATGACCTCTGCTCACGCCCAGAATCATTTCGGGGAAATGCTCGACGTGGCCAGACGTGAGCCGGTGACCATCACTCGGCGTGGCCGTCCGGTTGCGGTGGTGGTGTCCATCGAGGATCTGCGGGACTTGGCCGCAGGCCGGGCGCTGGATGCGCTGACGCGCTACCGCCAAGCAGCGGATCAGGATCAGCGAGAGGCGATCAGTGAAACCGATTTGCTGGATCTGATTGCGAATGCACACTAAACGCCATTCTGTGGTGTTTGACACCAGTACATTGGTGAGTGCCGCCATCTTGCCGCATTCGCAACCTGCCAAGGCACTGGAGCGCGCCTTCCATGACTGCACCCTC
This region includes:
- a CDS encoding type II toxin-antitoxin system prevent-host-death family antitoxin, giving the protein MRTMTSAHAQNHFGEMLDVARREPVTITRRGRPVAVVVSIEDLRDLAAGRALDALTRYRQAADQDQREAISETDLLDLIANAH